In Glycine max cultivar Williams 82 chromosome 7, Glycine_max_v4.0, whole genome shotgun sequence, a single window of DNA contains:
- the LOC100306018 gene encoding PAP-specific phosphatase HAL2-like, translating to MPLYCSTLGASFPRILGLGKRSENYTHSHIKTPSHFGSCFLSLNNKSPNTLPNHIAFVSKLDQSFSSPVMEEEDHKMFGLVSEPEEYCKELGVAVRAVQMACFLCQKLQDTLISKSRSNNNLNSPLTVAGWSVKAIVSWILFECLGNENVSIVTEKEVRTLSSTNASELLEAVVKTVNECLAEAPRFGVEEPKSTLGTSEVLEIISRCNSVGDPSGRFWALSPLDGGSSCGDQHVVALSLIEEGEVVLGVLGCPNYPMRKDWFSYHHSYLRMISKLAPPTSQTWNKGCVIYAKRGSGKAWIQPLLHVNDKFVWPNHAKQVSVSSIDNLEMATFCQPVEKANLSHSFAEGLAHSVGFSNQPLRVYNTMKYTAIACGDAEVFIKFARAGYKEKIWDHAAGAIIIQETGGMVTDAKGHPLDFSKGLYFERLDRGIVACAGATLHEKIIDAVDASWASSCL from the exons ATGCCTTTATATTGTTCCACTTTGGGTGCAAGCTTCCCACGTATCTTAGGACTTGGGAAGAGAAGTGAAAACTACACACATAGTCATATAAAAACACCCTCCCATTTTGGTTCTTGCTTTTTGTCTCTCAACAATAAATCCCCCAACACCCTTCCAAACCACATTGCTTTTGTGTCAAAATTAGACCAAAGTTTTTCTTCACCAGTGATGGAGGAGGAGGATCACAAAATGTTTGGTCTTGTCTCAGAACCAGAGGAATATTGCAAAGAGTTAGGTGTTGCTGTCAGAGCAGTTCAAATGGCATGCTTCCTCTGTCAGAAACTTCAAGACACTTTGATTTCCAAGTCTCGGAGCAACAATAATCTCAATTCTCCTCTCACAGTTGCAG GTTGGAGTGTCAAAGCAATTGTCAGCTGGATATTGTTTGAGTGTTTAGGGAATGAAAATGTCTCAATTGTAACCGAAAAAGAGGTTCGGACACTATCCAGTACTAATGCATCTGAACTGTTGGAAGCTGTGGTTAAAACTGTGAATGAATGTCTAGCTGAAGCGCCTCGATTTGGAGTTGAAGAACCAAAATCAACCCTTGGAACTTCAGAGGTTCTTGAAATCATTAGTCGCTGCAACTCAGTTGGAGATCCTTCTGGAAGATTCTGGGCACTTAGTCCTCTTGATGGAGGGTCTTCATGTGGTGATCAACATGTTGTAGCTTTATCACTCATAGAGGAAGGAGAAGTTGTGCTTGGAGTTCTTGGCTGTCCTAACTACCCTATGAGAAAGGACTGGTTTAGTTATCATCACAGCTATCTTAGGATGATATCTAAGTTGGCTCCTCCAACCTCTCAAACTTGGAATAAAGGTTGTGTAATTTATGCTAAAAGGGGTAGTGGCAAGGCTTGGATCCAACCACTGCTCCATGTCAATGATAAGTTTGTGTGGCCAAACCATGCAAAACAAGTTTCTGTCTCTTCCATTGACAACCTAGAAATGGCCACTTTCTGCCAACCAGTTGAGAAGGCCAATTTAAGCCACTCTTTTGCTGAAGGGCTGGCTCACAGTGTTGGTTTCAg TAATCAGCCACTGAGAGTATACAACACGATGAAATATACGGCAATAGCATGTGGGGATGCTGaggttttcataaaatttgcaaGAGCTGGTTACAAGGAGAAAATATGGGATCATGCAGCCGGTGCTATCATCATACAAGAGACTGGAGGAATGGTAACAGATGCTAAGGGGCATCCACTAGACTTCTCAAAAGGTTTATATTTCGAAAGGCTTGATCGTGGCATAGTTGCTTGTGCTGGAGCCACATTGCATGAAAAGATCATTGATGCTGTTGATGCTAGTTGGGCCTCTTCTTGTCTTTGA
- the LOC100814927 gene encoding internal alternative NAD(P)H-ubiquinone oxidoreductase A2, mitochondrial: protein MALARIARANLRRSGGAFGSYAHEKDTFNVGGYTSRCNIPSHANFESDGKFSYAPRIKEQNYMNFSMRGISGTPHHQFPSASTQTVIEESEYEFENDRQRYAGLEATKPGEKPRVVVLGTGWAACRFLKGIDTKIYDVVCISPRNHMVFTPLLASTCVGTLEFRTVTEPVSRIQDALARDPNSYFFLASCTGIDTGKHEIYCEAVNNGGLPQEPYQFKVAYDKLVIATGSEPLTFGIKGVKENAFFLREVNHAQEIRKRLLLNLMLSENPGISEEEKKCLLHCVVIGGGPTGVEFSGELSDFIMRDVHERYTHVKDYIHVTLIEANEILSSFDVSLRQYATKHLTKSGVRLMRGVVKEVHPKKIILSDGTEVPYGLLVWSTGVGASQFVKTLDLPKSQGGRIGVDDWLRVPSVEDVFALGDCAGFLEHTGRPVLPALAQVAERQGKFLVELFNEIGNQNGGKAYSAKGMPFGEPFVYRHLGSMASVGGYKALVDLRQSKDSKGLSLAGFVSWMIWRSAYLTRVLSWRNRFYVAVNWATTLVFGRDNSRIG from the exons ATGGCATTGGCAAGGATTGCTAGGGCCAACCTGAGAAGATCAGGAGGTGCTTTTGGCAGTTATGCTCATGAGAAGGATACGTTCAATGTAGGAGGATACACAAGCAGATGCAACATACCTTCCCATGCAAATTTTGAATCAGATGGAAAGTTTTCATATGCTCCAAGAATTAAGGAACAGAACTACATGAACTTTTCAATGAGGGGAATATCAGGAACGCCACACCATCAGTTTCCTTCTGCTAGCACACAGACGGTTATAGAGGAATCTGAGTATGAGTTTGAGAATGATCGGCAAAGATATGCTGGACTAGAGGCAACAAAGCCAGGTGAAAAGCCTAGGGTGGTTGTTCTTGGTACGGGTTGGGCTGCGTGTCGGTTCCTCAAAGGGATAGACACCAAAATTTATGATGTTGTGTGCATATCACCAAGGAATCACATGGTCTTTACTCCTTTGCTTGCTTCAACGTGTGTTGGAACCCTGGAATTCAGAACTGTTACTGAGCCTGTATCCAGAATACAGGATGCATTAGCAAGGGACCCTAACTCCTACTTCTTTCTAGCTTCTTGCACTGGCATTGACACAGGCAAACATGAA ATCTATTGTGAGGCAGTTAACAATGGTGGATTGCCTCAAGAGCCTTACCAATTCAAAGTCGCTTATGACAAGCTTGTAATTGCAACAGGATCTGAGCCTTTAACTTTTGGCATCAAGGGAGTAAAGGaaaatgctttttttcttcGTGAAGTGAACCATGCTCAAGAAATAAGGAAGAGACTTCTCCTTAATCTGATGCTTTCTGAAAACCCAG GCAtatcagaagaagaaaagaaatgccTTCTGCACTGTGTAGTTATTGGAGGTGGCCCTACAGGAGTGGAATTTAGTGGTGAATTGAGTGATTTCATCATGAGAGATGTTCATGAGCGCTATACTCATGTCAAAGATTACATTCACGTAACACTCATTGAG GCAAACGAGATACTGTCATCCTTTGATGTTAGCCTACGGCAATATGCAACAAAGCACTTAACAAAG TCCGGGGTCCGTCTTATGCGAGGTGTAGTGAAGGAGGTGCATCCCAAAAAGATAATTCTGAGTGATGGAACAGAAGTTCCTTATGGCCTCTTGGTTTGGTCCACAGGGGTTGGTGCTTCTCAGTTTGTGAAAACACTAGATCTTCCTAAATCTCAAGGTGGAAG AATTGGTGTAGATGATTGGCTGCGTGTTCCCTCGGTGGAAGATGTCTTTGCCCTTGGAGATTGTGCTGGTTTTCTTGAACACACTGGAAGACCTGTGCTTCCAGCTCTAGCTCAG GTTGCTGAAAGGCAGGGAAAGTTTCTTGTGGAATTGTTCAACGAAATAGGGAATCAGAATGGAGGCAAGGCTTATTCTGCAAAAGGCATGCCATTTGGAGAGCCTTTTGTGTATAGGCATCTTGGGAGTATGGCATCAGTAGGTGGCTACAAAGCACTGGTTGATCTACGACAGTCAAAG GATTCAAAGGGGTTGTCACTTGCTGGTTTTGTTAGCTGGATGATATGGCGCTCTGCATATCTTACACGTGTCCTTAGCTGGAGGAACAGGTTTTACGTGGCAGTGAACTGGGCCACCACATTAGTCTTCGGCAGAGACAACAGCAGGATAGGTTGA